A region from the Cydia fagiglandana chromosome 23, ilCydFagi1.1, whole genome shotgun sequence genome encodes:
- the LOC134675752 gene encoding pro-resilin-like: MKTIIVTAVLVAIALAEPPPSNSYLPPPAAGRSGGYPSGGPQGSGVIAARSGLDHGHDIGQPGHGSHGHAAQGNGFARSGLGGHGSHGQAQARFGQEQQGYDHNAAAFGRNALEESGEPANYNFGYMVTDFEEGTDFGHHEERQDERAEGEYHVVLPDGRKQTVSYEADERGFKPHISYEDTDASARSGGYDSNANNARSGHDSFGNGGHGNHGNARSNGY, encoded by the exons ATGAAG acTATTATTGTAACAGCCGTTCTGGTAGCGATCGCCTTGGCTGAACCTCCGCCGTCTAATAG cTACCTCCCTCCCCCCGCCGCAGGCCGCAGCGGTGGCTACCCTAGTGGTGGTCCTCAGGGCTCCGGCGTCATCGCAGCCAGGAGTGGCCTGGACCATGGGCATGACATCGGACAGCCCGGCCACGGCAGCCATGGCCATGCCGCGCAGGGCAATGGATTTGCTAG GAGTGGACTTGGTGGTCACGGGTCTCACGGACAGGCTCAGGCCAGGTTCGGTCAAGAGCAACAGGGATATGACCACAACGCTGCCGCTTTTGGAAGGAACGCTCTTGAGGAGAGCGGG GAGCCAGCCAACTACAACTTCGGGTATATGGTGACCGATTTCGAGGAGGGAACGGATTTTGGGCATCACGAGGAGAGACAGGACGAGAGGGCCGAGGGGGAGTACCATGTTGTACTGCCTGATGGCAGGAAACAG ACCGTAAGCTATGAAGCCGATGAGCGTGGCTTCAAACCCCACATTTCCTACGAAGACACCGACGCGTCCGCTCGCTCCGGTGGCTACGACTCGAATGCCAATAATGCGCGCAGCGGCCATGATAGTTTCGGCAATGGCGGCCacggtaaccatggcaacgccCGCTCCAATGGCTATTGA